From one Streptomyces sp. NBC_00654 genomic stretch:
- a CDS encoding GntR family transcriptional regulator translates to MPSTVGYAEIAASYRKQIQDGALKPGATMPSLRQVCERYGVAQTTANRAYRVLKMEGLTMAKPGVGTVVVGPVSNNISTRVRLYEETGKALDDGESSRILEVGTVGADELVAPRLDVTPGTPVHVRRRLVSRNGVPVHLSSSYYPAFVVAATPELAEPVSTGGSRELAATRLGVAQDRVLEEVTSRLATSSEKEHLGLTAGDVVVSQIVRTVTLANDRVVEVAVKVTGGATILRWSTSLAASTLKK, encoded by the coding sequence ATGCCCAGCACAGTCGGATATGCAGAGATCGCCGCGAGCTATCGCAAGCAAATCCAGGACGGGGCGCTGAAGCCAGGCGCCACCATGCCGTCGCTGCGGCAGGTTTGTGAGCGCTATGGCGTGGCGCAGACGACCGCGAACAGGGCCTACCGAGTCCTCAAAATGGAGGGACTGACCATGGCCAAGCCAGGCGTGGGCACTGTGGTGGTCGGGCCGGTCAGCAACAACATCAGCACCCGCGTGCGGCTCTACGAGGAGACGGGAAAGGCGCTGGACGACGGCGAGAGCTCTCGGATTCTCGAGGTAGGCACCGTCGGAGCAGACGAACTGGTTGCGCCGCGCCTGGACGTTACGCCCGGCACGCCTGTCCATGTTCGCCGCCGTCTGGTCAGCCGCAATGGTGTCCCAGTACACCTGAGCAGCTCCTACTACCCCGCCTTCGTGGTCGCTGCGACGCCAGAGCTGGCTGAGCCAGTCTCGACTGGAGGCTCGCGCGAACTGGCAGCGACGCGTCTCGGTGTCGCTCAGGACCGTGTGCTGGAGGAAGTGACGTCGCGTCTCGCCACCAGCTCCGAAAAGGAGCACTTGGGCCTGACGGCTGGGGATGTCGTTGTAAGCCAGATCGTCCGGACGGTAACGCTGGCCAACGACCGCGTAGTTGAAGTGGCCGTCAAGGTCACCGGTGGAGCAACCATCCTCCGCTGGAGCACATCTCTGGCAGCCAGCACTCTCAAGAAATGA
- a CDS encoding NYN domain-containing protein produces MSELIVYVDGFNLYHGLHAKYGRRFLWLDLEKLARTLRPRDQLVKVKYFTASVMNDPGALSRQDAYLQALPAHSGDTVEIIKGRYQAKQKTCRQCGSNWTHYEEKETDVNIAVSLAADVATKSATSAVIISADSDLAPAVRKAKSLAPGTHIMAAFPPKRYSNELKTLMPASFLIGRAKFSGAQLPDQVVDPATGHVIERPAKWA; encoded by the coding sequence GTGTCTGAGCTGATCGTCTACGTCGACGGTTTCAATCTGTACCACGGGCTCCACGCCAAGTACGGACGCCGGTTCCTCTGGCTCGACCTGGAGAAACTCGCCCGGACACTACGTCCCCGCGACCAGCTGGTGAAGGTCAAATACTTCACCGCGTCCGTCATGAACGACCCCGGGGCCTTGAGCCGACAGGACGCCTACCTCCAGGCTCTTCCTGCGCACAGCGGCGACACGGTGGAGATCATCAAAGGCCGCTATCAGGCGAAGCAGAAGACGTGCCGGCAGTGCGGCAGCAACTGGACGCACTACGAGGAGAAGGAGACCGACGTCAACATCGCGGTCTCCCTCGCCGCGGATGTGGCAACAAAGTCGGCGACCTCGGCCGTCATCATCAGTGCCGACAGCGACCTCGCCCCCGCTGTCCGCAAGGCCAAGAGCCTCGCGCCGGGGACTCACATCATGGCGGCGTTCCCGCCCAAAAGGTACTCCAACGAACTGAAGACGCTGATGCCAGCGTCCTTCCTCATCGGCCGTGCCAAGTTCTCCGGCGCCCAGTTGCCTGACCAGGTCGTCGACCCGGCGACCGGACACGTCATCGAACGCCCGGCAAAGTGGGCCTGA
- a CDS encoding antitoxin MazE7, translated as MADTTVKIDTATRDRFAAIAAARGQSVRGYLAALAIEEENQLKLGHATAAFRAAVARPGIAEAFDRDFGGLPRRTGRAA; from the coding sequence ATGGCTGACACGACCGTCAAGATCGACACGGCGACTCGGGACCGTTTCGCCGCCATCGCCGCTGCCCGCGGACAGAGCGTCCGGGGATATCTCGCCGCGCTCGCGATAGAGGAAGAGAACCAGTTGAAGCTGGGCCATGCGACTGCCGCCTTCCGGGCCGCTGTGGCGCGTCCCGGCATCGCAGAGGCATTCGACCGGGATTTCGGCGGACTTCCTCGGCGCACCGGCCGGGCGGCCTGA
- a CDS encoding toxin Doc: protein MDLHVDIRWLLDRQEDLLGKELTVRDYSALVAAVARHRVNTPSLDETSPDAFWRAAALLEQIVLLRPLPARSELFGYGLATAYIEASGESVEAVYESWRDLIMDIQALRLTVFDVADRLRSWRVPGTEA from the coding sequence TTGGACCTCCACGTTGATATCCGGTGGCTGCTCGATCGCCAGGAGGATCTTCTCGGCAAAGAGCTGACGGTGCGGGACTACTCCGCCTTGGTCGCTGCCGTGGCCAGGCACCGGGTGAACACTCCCAGCCTGGACGAGACCTCACCTGACGCCTTCTGGCGCGCAGCTGCACTGCTGGAACAGATCGTGCTGCTGCGCCCGCTGCCGGCCCGCAGTGAACTGTTCGGGTACGGGCTCGCCACGGCCTACATCGAGGCTTCGGGCGAGTCGGTGGAAGCCGTCTACGAGTCCTGGCGCGACCTGATCATGGACATCCAGGCCCTTCGGCTGACGGTGTTCGACGTGGCCGACCGGCTGCGCTCCTGGCGCGTACCCGGAACGGAGGCCTAA
- a CDS encoding cell wall protein: protein MSSVAASAVALLPAPRPSADGDAAGVLPGVRFCRVVEEEQDILRTASRRSEPRAWLRSVVWLVAAGLHPEAGPKTLVIAENLADRMDYRRGIVVYDLKGTVRRTGTSPATVKRHVTVLRELGALVWLVYGSKRNLALPGEPYMATATIYGAVIPPAYDEAMGHRLTGTGYEGRVCGVTEAGRERAVAEAVVRSEARCAGRRRSQRSGSDVRRGAGTGRGRGTTPVDNRGVDNSCSGSREPHSPGGYHRSPDADVESGSKDTSRQRASRTTAPRSPHQISYNSDGTRRTARQAQQGIEIARQVRARVNWAQTARLRRLARVLRPLTDAGWDAHQITEKLHSWTLSWRPAQPAEYIRARLAQQATAEHQTAAAEAAEGWDEQEASRPFAASADLVRTVMDGLAQGLATYSARQAEQGLDDLTTTAAAADMAAVLGTTTTGALA from the coding sequence ATGAGCAGCGTGGCGGCATCAGCCGTCGCGCTGCTTCCTGCTCCGCGTCCGTCGGCCGACGGTGACGCGGCCGGTGTGCTGCCGGGTGTGCGGTTCTGCCGGGTGGTGGAGGAGGAGCAGGACATCCTCCGCACGGCGTCGCGGCGGTCTGAGCCGCGGGCGTGGCTGCGGTCGGTGGTATGGCTGGTCGCTGCAGGGCTGCACCCTGAGGCCGGGCCGAAGACGCTGGTGATCGCGGAGAACCTCGCGGACCGGATGGATTACCGGCGCGGGATCGTGGTTTACGACCTGAAGGGCACGGTCCGGCGGACCGGTACGTCGCCAGCGACGGTGAAGCGGCACGTGACCGTGCTGCGGGAGCTGGGTGCGCTGGTGTGGCTGGTGTACGGATCGAAGCGGAATCTGGCGCTGCCCGGTGAGCCGTACATGGCGACGGCGACGATCTACGGTGCGGTCATCCCCCCGGCCTATGACGAGGCAATGGGGCACCGGCTGACCGGCACGGGCTATGAGGGCCGGGTGTGCGGGGTGACCGAGGCCGGCCGCGAGCGCGCGGTCGCCGAAGCGGTCGTGCGGAGCGAGGCCCGCTGTGCCGGTCGCCGCCGGTCGCAGCGGTCCGGTTCGGATGTCCGTCGCGGTGCCGGTACCGGACGGGGCCGGGGGACAACGCCTGTGGATAACCGGGGTGTGGATAACTCCTGCTCAGGAAGCCGTGAGCCCCATTCTCCTGGTGGTTACCACCGATCACCTGATGCTGATGTTGAGAGTGGTAGTAAAGACACCTCGCGCCAGCGCGCGAGCCGCACAACCGCCCCCCGTTCTCCCCACCAGATCAGCTACAACAGCGACGGCACCCGTCGAACAGCCCGCCAGGCGCAGCAGGGTATTGAGATCGCCCGGCAGGTCAGGGCCCGGGTCAACTGGGCTCAGACAGCCCGGCTCCGCCGCCTGGCCCGCGTGCTGCGCCCGCTGACCGATGCGGGATGGGACGCCCACCAGATCACCGAGAAGCTCCACTCCTGGACGCTGAGCTGGCGCCCCGCCCAGCCCGCGGAGTACATCCGTGCCCGCCTGGCCCAGCAGGCCACCGCCGAGCACCAGACGGCCGCAGCAGAGGCGGCCGAGGGCTGGGACGAGCAGGAAGCCTCCAGGCCCTTCGCCGCCTCCGCCGACCTGGTGCGCACTGTGATGGACGGCCTGGCCCAGGGCCTCGCCACGTACTCCGCCCGCCAGGCCGAGCAGGGCCTGGACGACCTCACCACCACCGCCGCGGCCGCCGACATGGCAGCAGTCCTCGGCACCACCACGACGGGAGCCCTGGCATGA
- a CDS encoding DciA family protein yields MTTTTPSNGVPGSSGVDLARVALRNARAAAKTQPQPKRRTGASPSGRPRTGGRDPLPFGDALARMVAERGWEQAAAGGNVLDQWPTIAPELTGKVTAVRFDTQTRTLHLLPCSPAYRTQLTLHQKQITAKINDTVGPDTVRHLEILRPATLTTPHHAPPVPSAARTPAPAATPHPVAVSGKSARQEVPEGYRDAIAAHRATWNTTRQHTSPEVQAAAERQLRNRLREPEENFADGRQALAGLRAKAAAQQQVRPSDASRARALQRLAAEREGLATLTPTSALNPARPSQAA; encoded by the coding sequence ATGACCACCACCACCCCCAGCAACGGCGTTCCCGGCAGCAGCGGTGTGGATCTCGCCCGGGTCGCGCTCCGCAACGCCCGCGCCGCCGCGAAGACCCAGCCGCAGCCCAAGCGCCGCACCGGCGCTTCCCCGTCCGGGCGGCCACGAACCGGCGGCCGTGACCCGCTCCCCTTCGGTGACGCCCTCGCACGAATGGTCGCGGAACGCGGCTGGGAGCAAGCGGCAGCCGGCGGGAACGTCCTCGACCAGTGGCCCACGATCGCCCCCGAACTCACCGGGAAAGTGACCGCCGTCCGCTTCGACACGCAGACCCGGACGCTGCACCTGCTGCCCTGCTCACCGGCCTACCGCACCCAGCTCACCCTCCACCAGAAGCAGATCACCGCCAAGATCAACGACACCGTCGGCCCGGACACCGTCCGGCATCTGGAGATCCTGCGCCCCGCCACACTCACCACGCCCCACCACGCCCCGCCCGTGCCCAGCGCCGCCCGGACACCTGCGCCCGCTGCCACTCCGCACCCCGTCGCCGTGTCCGGGAAGTCTGCGCGGCAGGAGGTGCCGGAGGGCTACCGCGATGCCATCGCCGCCCACCGCGCCACCTGGAACACCACCCGGCAGCACACCAGCCCCGAGGTCCAGGCGGCCGCCGAACGGCAGCTCCGGAACCGGCTCCGGGAACCGGAGGAGAACTTCGCCGACGGCCGCCAGGCCCTCGCCGGGCTCCGCGCGAAAGCGGCCGCCCAGCAGCAGGTGCGGCCCAGCGACGCTTCCCGGGCACGGGCCCTGCAACGCCTCGCCGCCGAACGCGAGGGGCTGGCCACGCTCACACCAACCTCCGCTCTCAACCCCGCCCGGCCCTCCCAGGCCGCATGA
- a CDS encoding XRE family transcriptional regulator: MDVRPDWARRMAEERAARDWSQPDAVRALMARLPDDQVVSEQDLLRQWKRWEAGDAQPVKYRSAIAQTFGTTTGAFFPERSRRDGRAEILQVSGMDTVDIIARLRASDVDVATLDALRITADRLCCEYAYMPADQLLLEGKAWLARVVGLQHQRVSLAQHRDIIALAGKLSLLVGCVEYDSGRPRDAEATRQAALMLGQEAGELSVQGWAHEMRAWFSLTRGDYRGVIAAAEAGIAVAPNESVAVQLYAQKAKAWARLGDRAQTEVALDQGRQLLERMPYPESIEDHFVVDPAKYDFYRMDALRKVGENRLAEQLAREVIRAGTDFDGTERSPMRIAEARVTLGVVAAREGDLDSALAFGERALSGSRRSLPSLAMVSADLGQALQSQYAHASEAQEFVAHLRELRGGQ, from the coding sequence ATGGATGTACGTCCTGACTGGGCGCGCCGGATGGCGGAGGAGCGCGCGGCGCGTGACTGGTCCCAGCCCGATGCCGTACGGGCCCTGATGGCTCGGCTCCCAGACGACCAGGTCGTGAGCGAGCAGGACTTGCTCCGGCAGTGGAAGCGCTGGGAGGCCGGCGACGCGCAGCCGGTGAAGTACCGGTCCGCCATCGCTCAGACCTTCGGCACGACCACCGGCGCTTTCTTTCCCGAGCGGTCCCGCCGGGACGGCCGGGCGGAAATCCTTCAGGTCAGCGGCATGGACACCGTGGACATCATCGCCCGGCTGCGCGCGTCCGATGTCGATGTCGCGACGCTGGACGCGCTGCGGATCACGGCGGACCGGCTGTGTTGCGAGTATGCCTACATGCCCGCCGACCAGCTGCTCCTGGAGGGCAAGGCGTGGCTCGCCCGCGTCGTCGGCCTCCAGCACCAGCGGGTCAGCCTCGCGCAGCACCGCGACATCATCGCGCTCGCCGGGAAGCTGTCGCTGCTGGTGGGCTGCGTGGAATACGACTCCGGCCGGCCGCGCGATGCCGAGGCCACGCGACAGGCCGCGCTGATGCTCGGTCAGGAGGCCGGTGAGCTGAGCGTGCAGGGGTGGGCCCACGAGATGCGCGCGTGGTTCAGCCTGACCCGGGGCGACTACCGCGGCGTCATCGCGGCCGCAGAGGCCGGCATCGCCGTGGCTCCCAATGAGAGCGTCGCCGTGCAGCTGTACGCGCAGAAGGCGAAGGCGTGGGCGCGGCTGGGGGACAGGGCGCAGACCGAGGTGGCGCTGGATCAGGGCCGTCAGCTCCTGGAACGCATGCCGTACCCGGAGAGCATTGAGGATCACTTCGTCGTCGACCCTGCCAAGTACGACTTTTACCGGATGGACGCGCTGCGCAAGGTCGGCGAGAACCGCCTCGCGGAGCAGCTGGCCCGCGAGGTGATCCGGGCGGGAACGGACTTCGACGGGACGGAGCGCTCGCCCATGCGGATCGCGGAGGCCCGGGTCACGCTGGGCGTGGTTGCGGCCCGCGAGGGTGACCTGGACTCAGCACTGGCTTTCGGCGAGCGGGCTCTGTCGGGCAGTCGGCGTTCGTTGCCGTCGCTGGCGATGGTGTCCGCCGACCTCGGTCAGGCCCTCCAGTCCCAGTACGCGCATGCATCCGAGGCGCAGGAATTCGTCGCGCATCTCCGCGAACTGCGGGGCGGCCAGTGA